In the genome of Pseudomonas sp. LBUM920, one region contains:
- a CDS encoding TldD/PmbA family protein, with translation MNNFKALVNWLKQAITDKEQFHLGYADESSEFVRFNHAQVRQAGQVQQASLNLKLINDGRHADLGITLAGEPELDRQRLADGLQQLRETLPLLPQDPYLLLNHNAWQSHNEQLRPLPELAQVLEDISQAAEGVDLVGFYAAGPISRGFASSDGAFGWHQANSFNFDFSLFHANGEAVKASYAGHTWNSAEFAARFQQAREQLAFLGRPLHQLAPGQYRAYLAPAALEEIISIITWGGFSAQAIASKASSLQKLYAGEQSLSPLVKVDEQISGSLSQAFSTEGYPRGDVTLINAGKAEGQLINSRSAAEYGLSTNGASSDESPSALQMAAGSLAQADILKQLGTGLYISNLWYLNYSDLPAARLTGMTRFATFWVEDGEIKAPVSTMRFDDSVYQLLGSQLEALTAERELLLSASTYSQRNTASNLLPGALVKRLTLTL, from the coding sequence ATGAACAACTTCAAGGCACTGGTGAACTGGCTCAAGCAGGCCATCACCGACAAGGAACAATTTCACCTCGGCTACGCAGACGAATCATCCGAGTTTGTACGCTTCAACCACGCCCAGGTGCGCCAGGCCGGCCAGGTGCAACAGGCCAGCCTCAACCTCAAGCTGATCAACGACGGCCGCCACGCCGACCTCGGCATTACCCTGGCCGGTGAGCCGGAACTGGACCGCCAGCGCCTCGCCGATGGCCTGCAACAGTTGCGCGAAACCTTGCCTTTGCTGCCACAGGACCCGTACCTGCTGCTGAACCACAACGCCTGGCAAAGCCATAACGAGCAGTTACGACCGCTGCCGGAACTGGCCCAGGTGCTGGAAGACATCAGCCAGGCCGCAGAAGGCGTGGACCTGGTCGGCTTTTACGCTGCTGGCCCGATCAGCCGTGGGTTCGCCAGTTCCGACGGCGCGTTCGGCTGGCACCAGGCCAACAGTTTCAACTTCGATTTCAGCCTGTTCCACGCCAATGGCGAAGCGGTCAAAGCCAGCTACGCCGGGCACACTTGGAACAGCGCCGAATTCGCCGCACGCTTCCAGCAGGCGCGCGAGCAACTGGCGTTTCTTGGGCGCCCGCTGCACCAGCTCGCCCCTGGGCAGTACCGCGCCTACTTGGCGCCGGCAGCGCTGGAAGAAATCATCAGCATCATCACCTGGGGCGGGTTTTCCGCTCAGGCCATCGCCAGCAAAGCCAGCTCGTTGCAAAAGCTGTATGCCGGTGAGCAGTCGTTGAGCCCATTGGTAAAAGTCGATGAGCAGATCAGCGGCTCGCTGAGCCAGGCGTTCTCCACCGAAGGCTACCCGCGCGGGGACGTCACGCTGATCAACGCGGGCAAAGCCGAGGGCCAGTTGATCAACTCGCGCAGCGCCGCCGAATACGGCCTGAGCACCAACGGCGCCAGCAGCGACGAGTCGCCCAGCGCCTTGCAGATGGCCGCGGGCAGCCTCGCCCAGGCCGATATCCTCAAGCAATTGGGCACCGGGCTGTACATCAGCAACCTCTGGTACTTGAACTACTCCGACCTGCCGGCCGCCCGCCTGACCGGCATGACGCGCTTTGCCACCTTCTGGGTGGAAGACGGCGAGATCAAGGCGCCGGTCAGCACCATGCGTTTTGATGACAGCGTCTATCAGTTGCTCGGTTCACAGCTGGAAGCGCTGACGGCTGAGCGGGAGTTGCTGTTGTCGGCCAGTACGTACAGCCAGCGCAATACCGCGTCCAACTTGTTGCCAGGCGCGTTGGTCAAACGCCTGACTCTCACCCTGTAA
- a CDS encoding alpha/beta fold hydrolase, whose product MDHGSFVIEGLFKHYNVHVEQLGNDSEKKTVLMVNGALSTTRSFARTSKCLAEHFNVLLFDLPFSGLSREHNSNLDLVTKDDEVQILRALVERFQVSHLVSASWGGISTLLTLAHNPPSIESSVVMALAPNLNQAMLDYVERVRVLIEADDKSAVGHLLNETVGKYLSPRLKRNNHRHLSNMATTEYRQARFHIHQVLGLGDGNYLPALTQIETPVHFINGALDEYTPAAEARLFKQYVGRSTFAVAEHTGHLLDLESREAALAVHRALLDYLVGEHATLSDLDEPPVGKGATDGA is encoded by the coding sequence ATGGACCATGGAAGTTTTGTCATAGAAGGGCTGTTCAAACACTACAACGTTCACGTTGAGCAGCTCGGTAACGATTCGGAAAAGAAAACCGTCCTGATGGTCAATGGGGCACTGTCCACCACCCGCTCCTTCGCCCGCACCAGCAAATGCCTGGCGGAACACTTCAATGTGCTGCTGTTCGATCTGCCGTTCTCCGGCCTTTCGCGCGAGCACAACAGCAACCTTGACCTGGTCACCAAGGACGACGAAGTCCAAATCCTGCGTGCCCTGGTGGAACGTTTCCAGGTCAGCCACCTGGTGTCGGCCTCCTGGGGCGGCATCTCCACGCTGCTGACCCTGGCGCACAACCCGCCCTCTATCGAAAGCTCGGTGGTGATGGCCCTGGCGCCCAACCTCAACCAGGCCATGCTCGACTATGTGGAGCGCGTGCGCGTGTTGATCGAAGCGGATGACAAGTCCGCCGTCGGTCACCTGCTCAACGAGACGGTCGGCAAATACCTGTCACCCAGGCTCAAGCGCAATAACCATCGGCACCTGTCGAACATGGCCACCACCGAGTACCGCCAGGCGCGCTTTCATATCCACCAGGTGTTGGGGCTGGGCGATGGCAACTACTTGCCAGCGCTCACGCAGATCGAAACACCGGTGCATTTCATCAACGGCGCGCTGGATGAGTACACCCCGGCAGCGGAGGCCCGGCTGTTCAAACAGTATGTGGGCCGCAGCACGTTCGCCGTCGCCGAACACACCGGCCACTTGCTCGACCTTGAATCCCGCGAGGCTGCGCTGGCGGTGCACCGTGCGCTGCTGGATTACCTCGTCGGAGAGCACGCGACATTGTCAGATTTAGACGAACCGCCAGTGGGAAAAGGAGCGACGGATGGCGCATAA
- the mdtD gene encoding multidrug transporter subunit MdtD: MPNRAPLDAKTARWLPWVVAIAFFMQSLDGTILNTALPAMARDLAENPLRMQGVVIAYMLTVALLIPASGWVADRFGTKKIFFGAIMLFSIGSLLCALSSSLTMLVGARVIQGLGGALMLPVGRLVVLRAYPRSELVRIMGFITIPGLLGPLLGPTMGGWMVQYLTWHWIFLINLPVGMIGCYAVWKLIPDLRGSERTRFDSVGFVLFGAAMVLITIAMEGLGELHLPHLRVMLLLFGGLACLAAYWLRAGHIDNPLFSPVLFKTRTFAVGILGNLFARLGSGALPFLVPLLLQVALGYSPSEAGMSMLPLAAAAMFAKSIARPLIERLGYRVVLTGNTLALGIMLASMGLVSEQTPYPLLLVMLAVLGAINSLQFTAMNTVTLIDLDDAQASSGNSLLSVVAQLSLSLGVACAGALLGGFTAEVGNDGVDTVLGAFQLTFVTVGIMAMLAAAIFLQLSPKDGKRVVSREHDIEH, from the coding sequence ATGCCCAATCGCGCCCCTCTCGACGCCAAGACCGCCCGCTGGCTTCCCTGGGTGGTGGCGATTGCCTTCTTCATGCAGTCGCTGGATGGGACGATTCTCAACACCGCACTGCCGGCCATGGCCCGGGACCTCGCGGAAAACCCGCTGCGCATGCAAGGCGTGGTGATTGCTTACATGCTCACCGTCGCCTTGCTGATCCCGGCCTCGGGTTGGGTCGCCGACCGCTTCGGCACCAAAAAAATCTTCTTTGGCGCGATCATGCTGTTCAGCATTGGCTCGCTGCTGTGTGCCTTGTCCAGCAGCTTGACCATGCTGGTGGGCGCGCGGGTCATCCAGGGCTTGGGCGGCGCGCTGATGCTGCCGGTGGGGCGACTGGTCGTCTTACGCGCTTATCCGCGCTCCGAACTGGTGCGGATCATGGGCTTCATTACCATTCCCGGCCTGCTCGGCCCATTGCTCGGCCCGACCATGGGCGGCTGGATGGTGCAATACCTGACCTGGCACTGGATCTTCCTGATCAACCTGCCGGTGGGCATGATCGGATGCTACGCCGTGTGGAAACTCATCCCCGACTTGCGCGGCAGCGAGCGCACGCGTTTCGACAGCGTGGGGTTCGTGCTGTTTGGCGCGGCGATGGTGCTGATCACCATCGCCATGGAAGGCCTGGGCGAATTGCATTTGCCGCATTTGCGCGTGATGTTGCTGCTGTTCGGCGGGCTGGCGTGCCTGGCGGCGTATTGGCTGCGCGCCGGGCATATCGACAACCCGCTGTTCTCGCCGGTGCTGTTCAAAACGCGCACCTTTGCCGTGGGCATACTCGGCAACCTGTTCGCCCGCCTGGGCAGTGGCGCATTGCCGTTCCTGGTGCCGCTGCTGTTGCAGGTGGCGCTCGGTTACTCGCCGTCCGAAGCCGGGATGAGCATGCTGCCCCTGGCGGCGGCGGCGATGTTTGCCAAGTCCATCGCCCGGCCGCTGATCGAGCGCCTGGGCTACCGCGTGGTGCTGACCGGCAACACCCTGGCGCTGGGCATCATGCTGGCGAGCATGGGCCTGGTCAGCGAGCAGACGCCCTATCCGCTTCTACTGGTAATGCTGGCGGTGCTGGGTGCGATCAACTCCTTGCAGTTCACCGCGATGAACACCGTCACCCTGATCGACCTCGACGACGCCCAGGCCAGCAGCGGCAACAGTTTGCTGTCGGTGGTGGCGCAGTTGTCCCTGAGCCTTGGGGTGGCGTGCGCCGGTGCGCTGCTGGGTGGTTTCACCGCTGAAGTAGGCAACGATGGAGTCGACACCGTGCTCGGCGCGTTCCAATTGACCTTCGTCACCGTGGGCATCATGGCGATGCTGGCGGCGGCGATCTTCCTGCAATTGTCGCCAAAAGACGGCAAACGCGTGGTCAGCCGTGAGCACGACATTGAGCATTAG
- the dbpA gene encoding ATP-dependent RNA helicase DbpA produces the protein MLANLDSLGYVEMTQIQAQSLPVILKGLDLIAQAKTGSGKTAAFGIGLLNPINPRYFGCQALVMCPTRELADQVAKEIRRLARAEDNIKVLTLCGGVSLGPQIASLEHGAHVIVGTPGRIQQHLRKGSLVLDGLNTLILDEADRMLDMGFYDAIEDIISKTPARRQTLLFSATYPVSIKQLASKFMRAPQQVKAEAFHSDDQIEQRFYEISPEERMDAVTKVLAHFRPASCVAFCFTKQQVQETVDHLTSKGISAVGLHGDLEQRDRDQVLAMFANRSTSVLVATDVAARGLDIDSLDMVINVELARDSEIHIHRVGRTGRAGETGIAISLVAPSEAHRAQAIEQLQKSPLNWDQLDNLKPQSGGPLLPQMSTLCIAAGRKDKVRPGDILGALTGEAGIPGAQVGKIAIFDFQAFVAVERGIAKQALQRLNDGKIKGRSLRVRIL, from the coding sequence ATGCTGGCTAACCTCGACTCGCTGGGTTATGTCGAGATGACGCAGATCCAGGCGCAAAGCTTGCCGGTGATCCTCAAGGGGCTGGACCTGATTGCCCAGGCCAAGACCGGCAGCGGTAAAACCGCCGCCTTCGGCATCGGCCTGTTGAACCCGATCAACCCGCGCTACTTCGGCTGCCAGGCGCTGGTGATGTGCCCGACGCGTGAGCTGGCCGACCAGGTCGCCAAGGAAATCCGTCGCCTGGCGCGCGCCGAAGACAACATCAAGGTGCTGACCCTGTGCGGCGGCGTGTCCCTCGGCCCGCAGATTGCCTCGCTGGAACACGGCGCCCACGTCATTGTCGGCACACCGGGCCGCATCCAGCAGCACCTGCGCAAGGGTTCGCTGGTGCTGGACGGTTTGAACACACTGATTCTCGACGAAGCTGACCGCATGCTCGACATGGGCTTCTACGACGCCATCGAAGACATCATCAGCAAGACCCCGGCGCGCCGCCAGACCCTGCTGTTCTCGGCCACCTACCCGGTGAGCATCAAGCAGCTGGCGTCCAAGTTCATGCGCGCGCCGCAGCAAGTGAAGGCCGAAGCGTTCCACTCCGACGACCAGATCGAACAGCGCTTCTACGAGATCTCGCCAGAAGAGCGCATGGACGCCGTGACCAAGGTGCTGGCGCATTTCCGCCCGGCCTCGTGCGTGGCGTTCTGCTTCACCAAGCAGCAAGTGCAGGAAACCGTGGATCACCTGACGTCCAAAGGCATTTCCGCCGTCGGCCTGCATGGCGACCTGGAACAGCGCGACCGTGACCAGGTACTGGCGATGTTCGCCAACCGCAGCACCTCGGTGCTGGTCGCCACCGACGTGGCCGCGCGTGGCCTGGACATTGACTCGCTGGACATGGTGATCAACGTCGAACTGGCCCGCGACTCGGAAATCCACATTCACCGCGTAGGCCGTACCGGCCGCGCCGGCGAAACCGGCATCGCCATCAGCCTGGTGGCGCCGTCCGAAGCGCACCGCGCCCAGGCCATCGAGCAACTGCAGAAGTCGCCGCTGAACTGGGACCAGCTGGACAACCTCAAGCCACAAAGCGGCGGCCCGTTGCTGCCGCAGATGAGCACCCTGTGCATCGCCGCTGGCCGTAAAGACAAGGTTCGCCCAGGTGACATTCTCGGCGCATTGACCGGTGAAGCCGGGATTCCGGGTGCCCAGGTCGGCAAAATCGCGATCTTTGACTTCCAGGCCTTTGTGGCCGTGGAGCGCGGGATCGCCAAGCAGGCGCTGCAGCGTTTGAACGACGGCAAAATCAAAGGCCGTTCGTTGCGCGTGCGCATCCTGTAA
- a CDS encoding NAD(P)/FAD-dependent oxidoreductase: MRSTEVVIIGAGAAGLMCALTAAGRGRKVMLIDHANKAGKKILMSGGGRCNFTNMYTEPANFLSHNAHFCKSALARYTQWDFIGLVAKHGVPYHEKKLGQLFCDNKSSDILGMLLDECIQAGVSMHLDTSVQEIAKLEAGYQLQTTLGELRCESLVIATGGLSIPTLGATGFGYQVAKQFGHELLPTRAGLVPFTITDQLKDLCGELSGTSVDCLVSCNDQSFRENILFTHRGLSGPAILQISSYWETGDTVEINLLPDHDAHAWLQQQQVERPNSELKTLLGEIFTKKMANLLADTWFASKPMKQYTHAEIADIAQKLSSWQLVPAGTEGYRTAEVTLGGVDTREVSSKTMESLKSPGLYFIGEVLDVTGHLGGFNFQWAWASGYAAAQYA, from the coding sequence GTGCGCTCGACCGAAGTTGTGATCATTGGCGCCGGCGCCGCAGGCTTGATGTGCGCGCTGACCGCCGCCGGGCGTGGGCGCAAGGTGATGTTGATCGACCACGCGAACAAGGCCGGCAAAAAGATCCTGATGTCCGGCGGTGGCCGCTGCAATTTCACCAACATGTACACCGAGCCGGCCAACTTCCTCTCGCACAACGCGCACTTCTGCAAGTCTGCGCTGGCCCGCTACACCCAGTGGGACTTTATCGGGCTGGTGGCCAAGCATGGCGTGCCGTACCACGAGAAGAAGCTCGGCCAGTTGTTCTGCGATAACAAGTCCAGCGACATCCTCGGCATGCTGCTCGATGAATGCATACAAGCCGGCGTGAGCATGCACCTGGACACGTCGGTTCAGGAAATTGCCAAGCTGGAGGCCGGTTATCAGTTGCAAACCACCCTGGGTGAGTTGCGCTGCGAATCCCTGGTAATCGCCACGGGCGGCCTGTCGATTCCGACCTTGGGCGCTACCGGGTTCGGTTATCAGGTAGCCAAGCAGTTCGGCCATGAACTGCTGCCGACCCGCGCAGGGTTGGTGCCGTTTACCATCACCGACCAGCTCAAGGACTTGTGCGGCGAGCTGTCCGGCACCTCGGTGGACTGCCTGGTCAGCTGCAACGACCAGAGCTTTCGCGAGAACATCCTGTTTACGCACCGCGGCCTGAGCGGGCCGGCGATCTTGCAGATTTCCTCGTACTGGGAAACCGGCGACACGGTCGAAATCAACCTGCTGCCCGACCACGACGCCCACGCCTGGCTGCAACAGCAACAGGTCGAGCGCCCCAACAGCGAGTTGAAAACCCTGCTAGGTGAGATCTTTACCAAGAAGATGGCCAACCTGCTGGCCGACACCTGGTTTGCGTCCAAACCGATGAAGCAGTACACCCACGCCGAAATCGCTGACATCGCGCAAAAGCTGTCGAGCTGGCAACTGGTGCCGGCGGGCACTGAAGGCTATCGCACGGCCGAAGTAACGCTGGGTGGAGTTGATACGCGGGAAGTGTCGTCCAAGACCATGGAATCGCTGAAAAGCCCTGGGCTCTACTTCATCGGCGAAGTGCTGGATGTGACCGGTCACCTGGGCGGGTTCAACTTCCAGTGGGCCTGGGCGTCGGGCTACGCCGCCGCGCAATACGCCTGA
- the yccS gene encoding YccS family putative transporter, translating into MSSTSFKQSMRRLWALDKFSYSVRVFIALTGSMALCWYQDEMTLLIPLFLGIIASALAETDDSWQGRLNALAVTLVCFSIAALSVELLFPYPWIFAIALALASFCLTMLGALGERYGAIASATLILSVYTMIGVDQRGGAVSDFWHEPLLLVAGAAWYGVLSVLWQALFSNQPVQQSLARLFRELGRYLKLKSSLFEPIRQLDVEARRLELAQQNGRVVAALNAAKEIILHRVGNGRPGSKVSRYLKLYFLAQDIHERASSSHYPYNALADAFFHSDVLFRCQRLLRQQGKACETLGESIQLRQPFIYDDSFAEALGDLNASLEHLRIQSNPAWRGLLRSLRALAANLSTLDRLLGDASNPDALADATDSNLLDRAPRNLKEMWTRLRTQLTPTSLLFRHALRLALALTIGYGTLHAIHASQGYWIILTTLFVCQPNYGATRRKLGQRIIGTAIGLTVAWALFDLFPSPLVQSLFAIAAGLVFFINRTTRYTLATAAITLMVLFCFNQVGDGYGLFLPRLFDTLIGSLIAGLAVFLFLPDWQGRRLNKVLANTLTCNSIYLRQIMQQYAAGKSDDLAYRLARRNAHNADAALSTTLANMLMEPGHFRKEADVGFRFLVLSHTLLSYLSGLGAHRETQLPAEVREHLIDGAGNSLAASIDEIATGLANKQPIAIQSDAEEALAADLEQMPDEIDEGQRLVQTQLALICRQLGPLRTLAAHLIKDTRAA; encoded by the coding sequence ATGTCATCGACCTCGTTCAAGCAGTCCATGCGGCGCCTGTGGGCGCTGGATAAATTCAGTTACAGCGTACGGGTGTTCATCGCCCTCACCGGCAGCATGGCGCTGTGCTGGTATCAGGACGAAATGACGCTGCTGATCCCGCTGTTCCTGGGGATTATCGCCAGCGCCCTGGCCGAGACCGATGACAGTTGGCAAGGCCGCCTCAACGCTCTGGCGGTGACGCTGGTGTGTTTCAGCATCGCCGCGCTGTCGGTGGAACTGCTGTTCCCTTACCCGTGGATTTTCGCGATCGCCCTGGCCCTGGCCAGTTTCTGCCTGACCATGCTGGGTGCGCTGGGCGAACGCTATGGCGCGATTGCTTCGGCGACGCTGATCCTGTCGGTGTACACCATGATCGGCGTGGACCAGCGCGGGGGCGCCGTCTCTGATTTCTGGCACGAACCGCTGCTGCTGGTGGCCGGCGCCGCCTGGTATGGCGTGCTCTCGGTGCTGTGGCAGGCACTGTTTTCCAACCAGCCGGTGCAGCAAAGCCTGGCGCGGTTGTTTCGCGAATTGGGGCGCTACCTCAAACTCAAATCATCCTTGTTCGAACCGATCCGCCAGCTGGATGTAGAGGCGCGCCGCCTGGAACTCGCCCAGCAAAACGGGCGCGTTGTAGCAGCGCTGAATGCGGCGAAGGAAATCATCCTGCACCGCGTGGGCAATGGTCGGCCCGGTTCGAAGGTCAGCCGCTACTTGAAGCTGTACTTCCTCGCCCAGGACATCCACGAACGCGCCAGCTCCTCGCACTACCCGTACAACGCCCTGGCCGACGCCTTTTTCCACAGCGACGTGCTGTTCCGCTGTCAGCGCCTGTTGCGCCAGCAAGGCAAAGCCTGCGAAACCCTGGGCGAGTCGATCCAGCTGCGCCAGCCATTCATTTATGACGACAGCTTTGCCGAAGCGCTGGGCGACCTGAATGCCTCGCTGGAACACCTGCGCATCCAGAGCAACCCTGCCTGGCGCGGCCTGCTGCGCTCGTTGCGCGCCCTGGCAGCCAACCTGTCGACCCTTGACCGCCTGCTCGGCGACGCCAGCAACCCCGACGCCCTCGCGGACGCCACCGACAGCAACCTTCTGGACCGTGCGCCACGCAACCTCAAGGAAATGTGGACGCGCCTGCGCACGCAACTGACGCCGACCTCGCTGCTGTTCCGCCATGCCTTGCGCCTGGCCCTGGCGCTGACCATTGGCTACGGCACCCTGCATGCGATTCACGCCTCTCAGGGTTATTGGATCATCCTCACCACCCTGTTCGTGTGCCAGCCCAACTATGGCGCCACCCGGCGCAAACTCGGCCAACGGATCATCGGCACGGCCATCGGCCTGACCGTGGCCTGGGCCCTGTTCGACCTGTTCCCAAGCCCGCTGGTGCAATCGCTGTTCGCCATCGCCGCCGGCCTGGTGTTCTTTATCAACCGCACCACCCGCTACACCCTGGCCACGGCGGCGATCACCTTGATGGTGTTGTTCTGCTTCAACCAGGTGGGTGATGGCTACGGGCTGTTCCTGCCACGGCTGTTCGATACGCTGATTGGCAGCCTGATCGCGGGCCTGGCGGTGTTCCTGTTCCTGCCGGACTGGCAAGGCCGGCGCCTGAACAAGGTGCTGGCCAACACCCTGACCTGCAACAGCATCTACCTGCGCCAGATCATGCAGCAATACGCCGCCGGCAAGAGCGACGACCTGGCCTACCGCCTGGCCCGGCGCAACGCGCACAACGCCGATGCGGCGCTGTCCACCACGCTGGCGAACATGCTGATGGAGCCTGGGCACTTTCGCAAAGAGGCTGACGTAGGCTTCCGCTTTTTGGTGCTGTCGCACACCTTGCTCAGCTACCTGTCGGGGCTGGGCGCACACCGGGAAACCCAGCTGCCGGCCGAAGTGCGTGAGCACTTGATCGACGGCGCCGGCAACAGCCTGGCAGCGAGCATCGACGAGATCGCCACGGGGCTGGCCAACAAGCAGCCGATCGCGATTCAAAGCGACGCCGAAGAAGCCCTGGCGGCGGACCTGGAGCAGATGCCGGATGAGATCGATGAGGGGCAGCGGTTGGTGCAGACACAATTGGCGTTGATCTGCCGGCAGCTGGGGCCGTTGCGCACGCTGGCGGCGCACCTGATCAAGGACACCCGCGCGGCTTAG
- a CDS encoding ABC transporter substrate-binding protein: MPRFSRAVALIGVLLLATPAVAQRLRLVADAWPPFTDSTLINGGLATDIVSTALARAGYASDFEQVPWARALMGVGDGRYDVLVNAWYDEARTQLGQFSAEYLLNRVRFIKRRDDPIDYQNLEQLHGEPIAVVRGYAYSAAFDQDAQLQKVPVHNFAMAVRMLAAQRVRLTLEDEYVARYYLARESPRVRNTVEFLPQPLSENSLHILVSLKNPEHAQIIAGFDREIAKMKVDGSYARLMKAHGM; the protein is encoded by the coding sequence ATGCCGCGATTTTCTCGTGCCGTTGCTTTGATAGGAGTGTTGTTGCTGGCCACGCCAGCGGTCGCACAACGTCTGCGTTTGGTAGCGGATGCCTGGCCACCGTTTACCGATTCGACATTGATCAACGGTGGGCTGGCCACCGACATTGTCAGCACGGCCCTGGCGCGCGCCGGCTACGCCAGTGATTTTGAGCAAGTACCTTGGGCGCGGGCGTTGATGGGCGTGGGTGATGGCCGCTATGACGTGTTGGTCAATGCCTGGTACGACGAGGCGCGCACGCAGCTTGGGCAGTTTTCCGCTGAATACCTGCTCAACCGCGTGCGGTTTATCAAGCGCCGAGACGACCCCATCGACTATCAGAACCTGGAACAGCTGCACGGTGAGCCCATCGCCGTGGTGCGCGGGTATGCCTATTCGGCGGCGTTCGACCAGGATGCGCAGTTGCAGAAAGTACCGGTGCATAACTTCGCCATGGCCGTGCGCATGCTCGCGGCGCAACGCGTGAGGCTGACGCTGGAAGACGAGTATGTCGCCCGCTATTACCTGGCACGCGAGTCGCCGCGTGTGCGCAATACGGTGGAGTTTTTACCCCAGCCGTTGAGTGAAAACAGCCTGCATATTCTGGTCAGCCTGAAGAACCCCGAGCATGCGCAGATCATTGCCGGTTTCGACCGCGAGATTGCCAAGATGAAGGTCGATGGCAGTTATGCGCGGTTGATGAAGGCGCATGGGATGTAG
- a CDS encoding GNAT family N-acetyltransferase, translated as MTVNWVCKHQEDLGKDQLYALLRLRSEVFVVEQQCVYPDLDGQDLSGDTHHLMAWKDDELVAYLRLLDPESQGGDVVIGRVIVAPVARGTGLGHQMMEEALKRIDDIWPETPIFLSAQAHLQGYYGRYGFVAEGEEYLEDDIAHIGMRRQ; from the coding sequence ATGACGGTTAATTGGGTCTGCAAACACCAGGAAGACTTGGGCAAGGACCAGCTGTACGCCCTTCTGCGCTTGCGCAGCGAGGTCTTTGTTGTTGAACAGCAGTGCGTGTATCCGGACCTCGACGGGCAGGACCTTTCGGGTGATACCCACCACCTGATGGCCTGGAAAGACGACGAGCTGGTGGCCTACCTGCGCCTGCTGGACCCGGAGTCCCAGGGCGGTGATGTGGTGATCGGCCGAGTGATCGTCGCGCCAGTGGCACGCGGCACCGGGCTGGGCCATCAAATGATGGAAGAAGCCCTCAAGCGCATTGACGACATCTGGCCTGAAACGCCGATTTTTCTGTCAGCCCAGGCGCATTTGCAGGGGTATTACGGGCGGTACGGGTTTGTGGCGGAGGGTGAGGAATACCTGGAAGATGATATTGCGCACATTGGCATGCGGCGTCAGTGA
- a CDS encoding helix-turn-helix domain-containing protein, with the protein MDVSKTKSSFYRRLYVAYLIDSGLASSVPALTDATGMPRRTAQDTIAALADLDILCEFEQEDGARNHAGRYRIRSWGAIDRKWIEANLGAIKQVLGYP; encoded by the coding sequence ATGGACGTGAGCAAGACCAAAAGCAGTTTCTATCGCCGCCTGTACGTGGCGTACCTGATCGACAGCGGGCTGGCCAGCAGCGTCCCGGCGTTGACCGACGCCACCGGCATGCCGCGGCGCACGGCACAGGACACGATTGCGGCATTGGCCGACCTGGATATTCTGTGTGAGTTCGAGCAGGAAGACGGCGCGCGCAATCATGCCGGGCGCTACCGGATTCGTAGCTGGGGGGCGATCGACCGCAAGTGGATCGAGGCGAATCTGGGGGCGATCAAGCAGGTGTTGGGTTATCCCTGA
- a CDS encoding M48 family metallopeptidase → MTALKYLQAYPAALQEQVRQMIAKDQLGAYLEQRYPERHAVQSDKALYSYALALKQEHLRNAPAIDKVLFDNRLDLTHRALGLHTTISRVQGGNLKSKKEIRIAALFKEAAPEFLRMIVVHELAHFKESDHNKAFYKLCEYMMPGYHQVEFDLRVYLTYRDLQGKP, encoded by the coding sequence ATGACCGCGCTGAAATACCTCCAGGCTTACCCCGCAGCGCTCCAGGAGCAAGTGCGCCAGATGATCGCCAAGGATCAGTTGGGCGCCTACCTGGAGCAACGCTACCCCGAGCGCCATGCGGTGCAAAGTGATAAGGCGTTGTACAGCTATGCCCTGGCCTTGAAGCAGGAACACCTGCGTAACGCGCCGGCCATCGACAAAGTGCTGTTCGACAACCGCCTGGACCTGACCCACCGCGCCCTGGGCCTGCACACCACGATTTCACGGGTGCAGGGCGGCAATCTCAAATCCAAGAAAGAGATTCGCATCGCGGCGTTGTTCAAAGAGGCGGCGCCGGAATTTCTGCGCATGATCGTTGTGCACGAACTGGCGCACTTCAAGGAATCGGACCACAACAAGGCGTTCTATAAACTCTGCGAATACATGATGCCCGGCTACCATCAGGTGGAATTCGACCTGCGGGTGTACCTCACGTATCGCGACTTGCAGGGCAAGCCCTAA